The following are encoded in a window of Natrinema sp. HArc-T2 genomic DNA:
- a CDS encoding APC family permease yields the protein MANTEPNGKFSRVLTKRDVFVLAFGAMVGWGWIIQSGYWINEGGVTGSILAFVLGSFMVAVVGLIYGELASSMPFVGGEHVYSMRALGPIGSFICTWSLILGYVGVVVFEVVAFPSALAYVVPGFNAIPLWSIAGQTVYGTWVLVGGVGAIVMTYLNYKGVQPAAQFQTILTLVIGLAGLTLAIGAVANGHSTSTPPFADSGMAGVLTVAIMTPFMFVGFDVIPQAAGEADVSERTLGLLIVASVSVAALFYILVIWASGRALAGSVLVESPLPAAAAMEALFSSATIGKIMALAGIAGILTSWNSFLLGGSRAIYALAESGMLPETLATVNPETNTPSRALALIGGLSALSPLFGKQMLIWIVNAGGFGIVIAWVMVVISFLVLRVREPEMNRPLKIPGGKAVGVLGLGLTLGFTAMYLPGAPSALQWPFEWGIILLWVVLGIGLVSQSRLSSGASQVESHGFDGD from the coding sequence ATGGCTAACACAGAGCCAAATGGAAAATTCTCACGCGTTCTTACGAAGCGCGACGTGTTCGTATTGGCATTCGGTGCGATGGTCGGCTGGGGATGGATTATCCAGTCAGGGTACTGGATCAACGAGGGAGGAGTTACGGGATCAATCCTGGCATTCGTCCTTGGATCGTTCATGGTCGCCGTCGTAGGACTCATTTACGGTGAACTCGCGTCATCGATGCCGTTCGTCGGTGGCGAACACGTTTACAGCATGCGTGCGCTGGGTCCCATCGGATCGTTCATATGTACCTGGTCGCTGATCCTCGGGTACGTCGGCGTCGTCGTCTTCGAGGTCGTCGCGTTCCCATCAGCGCTCGCGTACGTCGTGCCGGGCTTCAACGCGATCCCGCTCTGGTCGATCGCCGGCCAGACCGTTTACGGGACGTGGGTCCTCGTCGGTGGCGTCGGTGCGATCGTCATGACGTACTTGAACTACAAGGGAGTCCAGCCAGCAGCACAGTTCCAGACGATCCTGACACTGGTTATCGGGCTCGCGGGCCTCACGCTGGCTATCGGTGCGGTGGCCAACGGTCACTCGACATCGACGCCGCCCTTTGCCGACTCCGGGATGGCCGGTGTGCTCACCGTCGCGATCATGACGCCGTTCATGTTCGTCGGGTTCGACGTTATTCCCCAAGCCGCCGGGGAAGCCGACGTCTCCGAACGGACGCTCGGTCTGCTGATCGTCGCCTCCGTGTCGGTCGCCGCGCTGTTTTACATCCTCGTCATCTGGGCGTCCGGGCGAGCGCTGGCGGGTTCGGTGCTCGTCGAGAGTCCGCTTCCCGCAGCCGCCGCCATGGAGGCTCTGTTCAGTAGCGCCACCATCGGGAAGATCATGGCACTGGCAGGCATCGCCGGGATCCTCACCAGCTGGAACTCGTTCCTGCTCGGTGGAAGCCGCGCCATCTACGCGCTGGCCGAATCCGGTATGCTGCCGGAGACGCTCGCGACGGTCAATCCCGAAACAAACACTCCCTCGCGGGCACTTGCACTCATCGGCGGCCTGTCGGCGCTTTCGCCGCTATTCGGAAAGCAAATGCTCATCTGGATCGTCAACGCTGGCGGATTCGGTATCGTCATCGCGTGGGTGATGGTCGTCATCTCCTTCCTCGTGTTACGCGTCCGCGAACCCGAAATGAACCGGCCTCTGAAGATTCCGGGCGGGAAAGCGGTTGGTGTCCTCGGTCTCGGACTGACACTCGGGTTCACCGCAATGTACTTACCGGGAGCCCCCTCTGCGCTTCAGTGGCCCTTCGAGTGGGGGATCATCCTTCTGTGGGTCGTCCTCGGCATCGGTCTGGTTTCACAGTCGCGCCTCTCCAGCGGGGCATCACAGGTTGAAAGCCACGGGTTCGACGGGGACTAA